Part of the Pseudomonas abietaniphila genome is shown below.
CGCTTGAGCGCACCATTCGCCCCGTTTTCTTTAATAATCGACTCTTTATCACCTGGGTTGACCTGATCTACACCACCGAAGAAATTACAGTGAATTATTCCCTGCCTGCCGGGGAGCCTCCCTATCCCGTACCGCCTACAGCCCCCGAAAGCTCAACGATTATTCGCGGCCTCAATGTCAAACTCATGTTCAACATATCCTATAAAAAGTACGACAACTCCTGGAGTGTGCCACAAACTTACATGGACATTATCACGCCTAACCGTATCGAATTAGATGGCGGAAAAACAGCGAGGGTGGACAAAGACCTGAACACCGTTGCCAGTTACGACATTTCAAACTCTCCGGAGTCCTTATTTATCGCAATGTATCTGGGTGCGAGTAGGGGAGCAGACGAGCCGACTGGGGAACTAACCACCTATGCGCTGCTGCACACTCGACTTATTGACAAAAACTTCAATATTCAGACGTGTTTCCCCTCCGCCGGAAGCGCGCCCAACATTTACTCCCCCACCGATTCAGAACCCAGCGAACTTCGAGTCAGGAAATTGATGTGGACATTCGGGTTGAACAACCCAGACCGTTTCCAATTTCTTTCTGACATGCATATACAACTTAAGCATTTGGAAACGCTAACCCCACCTGAGTGGAATTACGGAAACTTACAAAAAGAAATATCACCGCCGCTCGCTCAGATTGACGCAGCAGGGTCAGCAGTAAACTTCACCACCTACATCGAAAACAAGATACCCAGTGACTCTTATGATATCGAGGTTTTGGTGGAGAGATTGAACATTATTAACCTGACCCCTATGGAAGAACTCATGTCAATCAAATCCCCTTACCCAACCCATAACTGGGAAAAGTTAGGCGTAGGATCAACCATAAAAGCCTATGATAAAGATTGGACTTTTTCCATGAGCTTATATTATTCCGGGCAACTATGGAGTATCGAGATAAAGACGCCAGACCTAAAGCCTTTAGTGATTCCACAGAACAGCACCGATATTTCCGGCAACATGATTAGTCGCGAATCACTCTTAACACTTAAGAGCGCTGCTATCACTGAACGAAGTGAGTCGGATTGGTTTACTAACCCAATCGACGTCGGGCTATATAGAGCTTCTAAACAAGGCGACGAGGTGTATAGCCAAGCCATACTTCTCCCACTCAACATGGCCAACCCAGTTGGCTTCCTTAACCCACTTAAAGAGTCTTCCGAGGAAGAACAAATAGTAGGTCCTAGCCCGCTGAATGCAGCTTTACGCTTCAACAAAGAAACTCTGGAGATTTCCACTCCTTTCGTGACGCTAAATCCGGACAACCGCAGAGTTTTCTACATCGCCCATGGCGTGATCTGCACAGACGCGGCAGGCATGGAGGAACACCTTGCGCTGAAGCTTGAAAAGCTTGAATTAGAATACGCAACCGGCGAATCTAGCTCCCCACTCAAGGCCCCTAAAATAGGACGGCGAACAGATCCGGAACTTGGAACCGCAGAGTTCATCGATTTCTCCGGCTCTACCATTGCAAGTAGCGACAGTGGCAACTCGGATCGCAGTCCTATCCGGATGAATACGTTGTTTGCCAGAGAGTTGATCAACAAAGCGAATATAGCGCTTGAGGCGTTGTTGTCCTGGGGTACGCAACACCTGCCTGAACCCGCACTTAGCGCCGAGGCCGCCGCCAGCTATATGGATTTCAACGGTGCAAATGGCTTGTATTTCTGGGAGCTGTTCCTGCACGTCCCCTTCCTGATTGCCCATCGTCTCAATCTGGAAAGACAGCTGAGTGAGTCATCGTTCTGGCTTGGCTTTGTATTCGATCCGGCACGGAAAGCCAACAGCGAGACAGGCGCTCCAGCTTACTGGAATGTAAGGCCCCTCGTTGAATCATCAGATCCAGATTATTTTATGCGCAGCCCTATTGATCCCGATGGCATCGCTGCAAGTCATCCGGTTCGGTACCAGAAAGCTGTCTACTTTCACTACATCAAAAACCTGATTGATCGCGGGGACGCATCATATCGGCAATTGACTCCTGACAGCCTTAACGAGGCCAAGTTGTGGTATGTCCGCGTTCTGGACCTTCTCGGTCCTCGGCCTGACGGCCAGATCATCAGCCGATGGGTACCTGCAAAGCTGAGCGACGTAGCAGCTTCAAAGAGTAGCGGCCTCCGTGCGTTCGAGCTTCGTCTTCAAGACGAGGGAACCGCGCCTGCGCTGCCAACGAAAGGGTCTCTGCCTTCCTTGCGCTTGAGCACGTTCGGTCGCGACCCAACGCTGAACGAACTCGATAACGACTACTTTTTGCCTCCATTCAATGCCGAGCTGATCAAACACTGGAATACGCTTGACTCCAGGCTTTATAACCTACGGCATAACTTCACCATCGACGGTAAACCTCTCTCCTTGTCGTTGTTCGCAACGCCGCTTGATCCGCGAGCGATGTTGACCGCTTATGCCAGCGGCGCGAACGATGGGGCGGCTGGCAGCTTGTTGGCACAGGAGGTTCCACATTTTCGGTACACGGTACTGTCGGCCCGAGCGAATGCGGCAGTGGAAACCCTCATCCAGTTTGCGTCTACGTTGTTATCGATGATTGATCGCAAGGATCAGGCCGACTACCAAGAGCTTCAGCAGGCTCAGGTATGGGAGTTCAGCCAGTTCGCTATTGATCTACAAGAGGAAACGCAACGCGTAGAGAAGGAGGCTAAAAAGGCGCTGCAAGCCAGTTTGGCCATCGCTCAGGATCGCGTGACTTTTTATACCGATCTTGCGGATGAGAATGTCATTCCCAAAGAAGTATCAGCTGCTGCAATGCATATGGCAGGACGACTAGCAGACGGTGTCGCTGGAATGTCAGCCAGTGCCGCTGCGGCACTGAAGGTCATACCCAATCATGTGGGATTTCACGCGGGAGCAACCGGAGGCATGGCCTGTGGGGTAGCTGCCGGTGCTGAAGCCGGGGGACATCGGTTGGAGGGAATCCCGGAAGTTGTGGCAATCATGTCCCAGATGGTTGCTGCGGAATCCCATGGCATCGGCGATGCCCTGGATCGGTCCGCAACCTATGACCGTCGCTTGCAGGAATGGGAGCATGCACGTGACCAAGCCAGCCTGGAGTGCGATCTGCTCAACACGCAACTGGCCGTTCACGAAGCCCAGATCAAGGTGACCGTCATTCAGCTGGAACAGGCCAAACTGGCCAAAACTCAAGCTGAGAAGATGTCTACCTTCCTGAAGAATCAGCGCTTCACAAACGCCCAGCTTTATCAATGGCTCAGCGGCCAGTTTTCGATGCTGTACTACCAGGCGTATGACGCAACGCTCTCATTGTGTATGAGTGCGCAAGCCTGCTGGCAGTACGAGATCGGCGATTACGCAACGAGCTTCATTCAACCCAATGCATGGAAGGATGATTACAAAGGCTTGACGGCCGGGGAAACACTGAAATTGAACCTGCTACGCATGGACGCAGCTTATCTGACCCGATACGAACGCAGGCTTGAGATTGTCAAAACGGTATCGGTCCGCCAGTTGCCGGTGTCCACCACTGAAGAGCCAACCCTCAATCAAGACTGGGAGACGGTGAGGGCCCGCTTGCTAGACGAGGGCATTGCAGCGTTTGAGATTACGCAGGCCATGCTCGATGCCGACTACCCGGGGCACACATTCAGGCGCATCAAACGTATCAGTGTTTCTCTGCCTGTAGTTCTTGGACCTTATCAGGACATTCGTGCAACGCTTACCCAGACCTACAACGCAGTTCAGATCGGCGGGGTGTTGAAAGAGAACATGCGTGCCAGTCAGCAAATAGCAATTTGCACCGGCGTCGATGATGACGGCCTGTTCGTTTTCAACTTCGACGACGAACGTTATTTACCGTTTGAGGGCACAGGGGTCATTTCACGCTGGACGCTGTCGTTTCGAAACCCGCAATCACAGAAGGAAATGATCGAGTCAATTACCGACATCATCGTGCATTTTCGCTACACGGCCAAAATCGGTGGGGCGTAGCATGTAGCCCGTGCGAGGTCGGAAGCGTTCAACCACTCAGAGGCGACGCTTCCGCCAACGCACCACCGCCCCGCACCAGACTCAAGGGCGGCGCAAAGGCTCGGTGCTGGCTTAAATAACGCATACAACTGACCCGCAGGAACGAGGCGAAATTGATCACTTCGCCCCGGTAATCCATGACCTCTTCGTACAGTTTGCTGATCAGTTGGTTGGTGGTGATGCCGTCGTGACCCGCGATTTCGGCGAGGATGTCCCAGAACTGGTTTTCCAGGCGCAGGGTCGTGACGACGCCGCAAATGCGCAGTGAGCGTGAGCGGGATTCGTACAGAATGGGGTCGGCCTTTACGTAAAGTTCGCACATGCGACGTCCCTCCGTTTCAAAGAATGATCTGCGTGCCGAGGACCTTGAGGAACGCCGCCAACCAGGCCGGATGCGCGGGCCATGCAGGACCGGTGACCAGTTTGCCATCGGTGTGCGCTTCGTCCATGCCGATCTCGACGTACTCGCCGCCTGCCAACCGAACCTCGGGCGCACAGGCGGGGTAGGCGCTCACCGATTTGCCCTTGAGCACGCCGGTTTCAGCCAACAGTTGCGGACCGTGGCAGACAGCGGCAATCGGCTTGTCATCGCGACCGAATTCGCGCACCAGTTCCAGCACCCTCTCGTTGAGGCGCAGGTACTCAGGTGAGCGGCCACCGGGCACCAACAAGGCGTCGTAGTCGGCGGACTTCACGCTGTCGAAATCGAAATTCAGGCCGAAATTATGGCCGCGCTTTTCGCTGTAGGTCTGATCACCTTCGAAATCATGAATGGCCGTGCGAATCACATCGCCCTTCTTTTTGCCCGGGCAGACAGCATGCACGGTGTGCCCGACCATCTGCAGCGCCTGGAAGGGCACCATCACTTCGTAGTCTTCGACGTAATCGCCGACCAGCATGAGAATTTTCTTGGCAGCCATTTTCGGTCCTCATCGATGAGTGGTGCGTTGTGATACCGATCAGTATCGGACCTGAATCGGCAACATGGGTAACAGCCTAGTACTACGGCGCACGGCTGATTCGCTTACCGGACATATGGGTAGCCGCCAGACCGTTGATCAGTCAACGTCGCAACAGCAGTGGGCGCCCCTACGCTTAAAGCATTGCCCAGACAAGGACGTCAGCCATGAGCCTGCACACCCACACTCCCCGCTTGCTGGTGATCGACCCTCGGGCATTGTTGATCCGCGAGGTTGCTTATTGCCGCTCCGATCAGGATATCCCCGCAGAAGAACGCGTGGCCCGACGTACCTGGGACGTGGCGGGGCGAGCCGTGGCTGATTGGGATCCGCGGTTGTGGGCGGCAGGATCTCGCGCAAACAACACAGTTATTCCCTCGCTCTCGGGACATACTCTGCTGGCGGACAGCGTGGATGCGGGTTGGACGTTAAGCCTTACGGGCGCTGACAAGCAGATTCAGGAGAACCGGGACGGGCGAGGACACTTCAGTCTGACCGAGTGTGACGCGCTGCTGCGACCGGTTTCAATCACTGAGAAGGCTCCAGATGCAGAGGCTACTGTGGTTGAGCGACTGACGTACGGCGGTGCCGCTGCGCCGTCCGGTCAGCGTGGCCGACTGATTCGCCATGACGATCCGGCGGGGACCTCGCAAGCCCTGGCTTTTGGCGTGACAGGCGGGGTACTGATCGCAAACCGGCGCTTTCTGCAAGACACGCAAATTTCGCCAGACTGGCCGCTTGAATCCGCATCACGCGATCAGTTGCTGGAAGCTGGAGAGGGTCATACCACCACAACCCTCTTCGATGCCATGGCAATGCCCATCAGCCAGATCGACGCAGCGGGAAACCGGCAGGTTCATCGCTACAACGTCGACGGCTCGCTCAAGGAAACCGCTATCGAGTTGGTGGGGAGCTCCACCGCTCAAACACTGGTCAGCGATATTCAGTACAACCCGTTTGGCCAAGTCATCAGCGAGCGTCTGGGTAACGGCGTGCGCACAGAAAATACCTACGAGCTGCAGACTGGGCGACTCATCGGCATCAGCGCCCGCACAGCCGAGGGCATCGTCTTACAAAACCTGACGTATGAACATGATCCGGTGAGCAATATCGTCCGGCTTGAAGACCTGTCAGCCGCCCCTTCCGCCGCCAGAAATACAAAGGCCGACCCGGCCAATCTGTACCGCTACGACAGCCTGTACCAGTTGGTGGAAGCTACGGGTCGTGAGGTCAAAACCGGTTTCAGTCACGGGCCTGCTTTACCCGACGAGCAGCCGCTGCTGCCCGATCCCACTCAACTGACAAACTATACCCAGACCTACTCCTATGACGCGGGCGCCAATCTGCGCCAGATGCGGCATGTCGGCGATCACTCGTTTACCCGCACGATGCTCGTGGCATCCGACAGCAACCGTAGCCTGCCCGAGGGCGAAGTCGATAACCCTCTCGAACGCGGGTTCGATGCCAATGGCAATCTTCAGGAGCTCGTACGGGGACAGCCCCTGCTGTGGGACGCGCGCAATCAGCTTCGTCAGGTCACGGCCGTGCAGCGCGCAGACGGCGCTCACGACGACGAGGTGTACGTTTACGATGGCTACGGACAACGCTGCCGCAAGCTTCGTCGGGCACAAACGAACGCTCGAACACTCAACGCTGAAGTGCGTTACCTGCCGGGTCTTGAGATTCGCAACGAGC
Proteins encoded:
- a CDS encoding neuraminidase-like domain-containing protein; this encodes MTLSIESQLIESYRDALVGYYLSEVIPNHRPIIESGLHSRIKTANDLYEYLLLDNQVAHEVQSSPVASAIASLQQYINATLMGMEPGYEQLRPDEAQFTEWRDRSSQYPIWAANQQLALYPEIYISPDLRLAKSVYFTRLENDINQNKITLDSVQSAVCAYLSNFEEVANLTVLNGYIDSDKFSEGKYYFIGKSPAEKQYYWRVVDMNERAYVSGTEGPKFDYPTPGAWSDWQKADIGVSTSTLERTIRPVFFNNRLFITWVDLIYTTEEITVNYSLPAGEPPYPVPPTAPESSTIIRGLNVKLMFNISYKKYDNSWSVPQTYMDIITPNRIELDGGKTARVDKDLNTVASYDISNSPESLFIAMYLGASRGADEPTGELTTYALLHTRLIDKNFNIQTCFPSAGSAPNIYSPTDSEPSELRVRKLMWTFGLNNPDRFQFLSDMHIQLKHLETLTPPEWNYGNLQKEISPPLAQIDAAGSAVNFTTYIENKIPSDSYDIEVLVERLNIINLTPMEELMSIKSPYPTHNWEKLGVGSTIKAYDKDWTFSMSLYYSGQLWSIEIKTPDLKPLVIPQNSTDISGNMISRESLLTLKSAAITERSESDWFTNPIDVGLYRASKQGDEVYSQAILLPLNMANPVGFLNPLKESSEEEQIVGPSPLNAALRFNKETLEISTPFVTLNPDNRRVFYIAHGVICTDAAGMEEHLALKLEKLELEYATGESSSPLKAPKIGRRTDPELGTAEFIDFSGSTIASSDSGNSDRSPIRMNTLFARELINKANIALEALLSWGTQHLPEPALSAEAAASYMDFNGANGLYFWELFLHVPFLIAHRLNLERQLSESSFWLGFVFDPARKANSETGAPAYWNVRPLVESSDPDYFMRSPIDPDGIAASHPVRYQKAVYFHYIKNLIDRGDASYRQLTPDSLNEAKLWYVRVLDLLGPRPDGQIISRWVPAKLSDVAASKSSGLRAFELRLQDEGTAPALPTKGSLPSLRLSTFGRDPTLNELDNDYFLPPFNAELIKHWNTLDSRLYNLRHNFTIDGKPLSLSLFATPLDPRAMLTAYASGANDGAAGSLLAQEVPHFRYTVLSARANAAVETLIQFASTLLSMIDRKDQADYQELQQAQVWEFSQFAIDLQEETQRVEKEAKKALQASLAIAQDRVTFYTDLADENVIPKEVSAAAMHMAGRLADGVAGMSASAAAALKVIPNHVGFHAGATGGMACGVAAGAEAGGHRLEGIPEVVAIMSQMVAAESHGIGDALDRSATYDRRLQEWEHARDQASLECDLLNTQLAVHEAQIKVTVIQLEQAKLAKTQAEKMSTFLKNQRFTNAQLYQWLSGQFSMLYYQAYDATLSLCMSAQACWQYEIGDYATSFIQPNAWKDDYKGLTAGETLKLNLLRMDAAYLTRYERRLEIVKTVSVRQLPVSTTEEPTLNQDWETVRARLLDEGIAAFEITQAMLDADYPGHTFRRIKRISVSLPVVLGPYQDIRATLTQTYNAVQIGGVLKENMRASQQIAICTGVDDDGLFVFNFDDERYLPFEGTGVISRWTLSFRNPQSQKEMIESITDIIVHFRYTAKIGGA
- a CDS encoding ribbon-helix-helix domain-containing protein; amino-acid sequence: MCELYVKADPILYESRSRSLRICGVVTTLRLENQFWDILAEIAGHDGITTNQLISKLYEEVMDYRGEVINFASFLRVSCMRYLSQHRAFAPPLSLVRGGGALAEASPLSG
- a CDS encoding DJ-1/PfpI family protein, which produces MAAKKILMLVGDYVEDYEVMVPFQALQMVGHTVHAVCPGKKKGDVIRTAIHDFEGDQTYSEKRGHNFGLNFDFDSVKSADYDALLVPGGRSPEYLRLNERVLELVREFGRDDKPIAAVCHGPQLLAETGVLKGKSVSAYPACAPEVRLAGGEYVEIGMDEAHTDGKLVTGPAWPAHPAWLAAFLKVLGTQIIL
- a CDS encoding RHS repeat-associated core domain-containing protein is translated as MIDPRALLIREVAYCRSDQDIPAEERVARRTWDVAGRAVADWDPRLWAAGSRANNTVIPSLSGHTLLADSVDAGWTLSLTGADKQIQENRDGRGHFSLTECDALLRPVSITEKAPDAEATVVERLTYGGAAAPSGQRGRLIRHDDPAGTSQALAFGVTGGVLIANRRFLQDTQISPDWPLESASRDQLLEAGEGHTTTTLFDAMAMPISQIDAAGNRQVHRYNVDGSLKETAIELVGSSTAQTLVSDIQYNPFGQVISERLGNGVRTENTYELQTGRLIGISARTAEGIVLQNLTYEHDPVSNIVRLEDLSAAPSAARNTKADPANLYRYDSLYQLVEATGREVKTGFSHGPALPDEQPLLPDPTQLTNYTQTYSYDAGANLRQMRHVGDHSFTRTMLVASDSNRSLPEGEVDNPLERGFDANGNLQELVRGQPLLWDARNQLRQVTAVQRADGAHDDEVYVYDGYGQRCRKLRRAQTNARTLNAEVRYLPGLEIRNEPDGERLNVASVQAGRSRVRILHWEAGKPNGIDNDQVRYTLQDHLGSSALELDHQGELISQEGYYPFGGTAWWAARSAVQAKYKTVRYSGKERDASGLYDYGFRYYAPWLMRWINPDPDRNADGPNLYRMVRNNPLSLTDHDGRAPTPLDPVADDGHNTQPKLTAPPQKSQETFSYVVEDLERTLATTEEGAEERNRLINENFTHKIVLKSMIKTDPKLSTLEKPSKYWNRFEKHEWTFMHNFKYSDSGKIFANDVARHQYKAVAKANHFFGHLPSTIRRFKVINETTLSKTEGLENESAEMLEVFFSQTPNGKTTQRILDDFDLKATAVRREPNAGKIDFVISVEPKGSFTRVSAAESDTTAASTSSRPTTGFFRRRLQKTKAVA